The following proteins are co-located in the Paenibacillus sp. FSL H8-0079 genome:
- a CDS encoding substrate-binding domain-containing protein, with amino-acid sequence MTDNKVNRSDIPSHRVVGSYIRTFLKKVAASFPGIRKRRLVTLTAASCCLFICSACGSSSPDATAVTPRIALITPAGTGELAEAIRLGAEAAAKESGAELMTVEAYPSDGNVYTPSIPDSVGSQIQAKQANTGRGTLSRSAREQAQVDAAALALKQGASALLVDPLSEKALSDIIQEAQTTNSDGTIVPVIVLNDEFPVKGITSVISMDNVEAGRQAGQAMAELLEGRGYVALLGPDPLNSGLIQREQGVMEALVQYPNIQVEPKSICNTRDGCWQTAKQLLDQQEVDGFIALQEPASLGAADELNRRKSADKVRIVGFGSEQQQLEQLQEGVFDHLIVQNGYSAGYLGLNQAVARLNNQSVQARVLLETKLVSTDNMFWMDNQKLLFPFVQ; translated from the coding sequence ATGACGGACAATAAGGTGAATAGGAGCGATATCCCCAGCCACAGAGTTGTAGGGTCATACATTCGTACGTTTTTGAAAAAGGTTGCTGCGAGCTTTCCAGGAATACGGAAACGTCGGTTAGTAACCCTGACAGCCGCAAGCTGCTGTCTGTTCATATGTAGTGCCTGTGGCTCATCGAGTCCCGATGCTACGGCAGTAACGCCACGTATCGCGCTGATTACGCCAGCTGGAACAGGGGAACTTGCGGAAGCCATCCGGCTTGGTGCCGAAGCGGCTGCCAAAGAAAGTGGGGCGGAGCTGATGACCGTGGAGGCATACCCTTCCGACGGTAATGTGTATACGCCATCCATTCCAGACTCCGTTGGTAGTCAGATACAGGCTAAGCAGGCCAATACGGGCCGTGGAACGTTGTCTCGCAGTGCACGGGAGCAGGCCCAGGTGGATGCCGCGGCATTGGCTCTGAAGCAGGGAGCATCAGCTCTATTGGTTGATCCCCTAAGTGAGAAAGCACTTAGTGACATCATTCAGGAGGCACAGACAACAAATTCCGATGGAACCATTGTTCCTGTCATTGTACTTAACGATGAATTTCCCGTGAAAGGTATCACCAGTGTCATCTCTATGGATAATGTGGAGGCTGGACGGCAAGCAGGGCAGGCCATGGCAGAGCTATTGGAAGGACGAGGGTATGTGGCTTTATTGGGTCCCGATCCTCTTAATTCTGGTCTGATTCAGAGAGAGCAGGGGGTTATGGAAGCCTTGGTTCAGTATCCTAATATTCAAGTGGAACCCAAATCGATATGTAATACCAGGGATGGATGTTGGCAGACTGCGAAGCAATTGCTGGATCAGCAGGAGGTGGATGGCTTCATTGCTCTTCAGGAACCGGCTTCTCTGGGAGCAGCCGATGAACTGAATCGACGCAAATCTGCGGATAAGGTAAGAATTGTTGGATTCGGCAGTGAACAACAGCAACTGGAGCAATTGCAAGAAGGGGTCTTTGATCATCTCATCGTCCAGAATGGATACAGTGCAGGTTATCTGGGATTGAATCAAGCCGTTGCGCGGCTGAACAATCAATCGGTGCAGGCGAGAGTGTTACTTGAGACGAAGCTGGTTAGTACCGACAATATGTTCTGGATGGATAACCAGAAGCTGCTGTTTCCTTTTGTTCAATGA
- a CDS encoding sensor histidine kinase — translation MGVQLRSRLRSSRVSSIRFIITWSFSVFIVLVLTIMAMLLHDKFTQAAERSAELTTRQIVDQVSYNLEDYVRSMSHLYRAIEEHMLRDGTWEGEQVDKQLDTLLSSREDIISITLLDSKGQLLKNRPTAELKTSAHVTQQGWFQSALRVPDHLSFSLPHIQNMYTGPYKWVVSMSKGITIRQNGQDRQVILLVDINFKQMDELSRRVSLGQRGYIYIIDESAGNIVYHPQQQLMYMGLKSENIEQALVASGSYEDEADGQKRLNTVKSVANIGWKIVGVAYLDEIMTTRQEVNGYLIRVLVVVLVLVILVSLFLSSSLTRPIRRMERKMKAVERGDFNVELPIEGPLEVERLSRRFNLMVNKIRTLMDEIIHEQEQKRRLELEALQAQINPHFLYNTLNSVVRMVGMSRNEEVITMITSLSRLFRISLSQGKTIITIREELEHAQHYLTIQQMRFKRKFNFTIKADETLLDCLTLKLVLQPLIENAIVHGIEYHMDEGCIEIDVYREDNKLVFRITDNGVGMTEAQMSGLLSGSPVVKSGAGSGVAVRNVHDRIRLYYGEAYGLEFASELEEGTTVWMRIPVQSQQKEGEPDDGQ, via the coding sequence ATGGGAGTTCAATTGCGCTCTCGTCTGCGTTCCTCCAGGGTCAGCAGTATTCGGTTTATTATTACGTGGTCCTTCTCCGTCTTCATTGTCTTGGTGCTGACCATCATGGCGATGCTTCTGCATGACAAGTTCACGCAGGCTGCCGAGCGAAGTGCGGAACTGACGACGAGACAGATTGTGGATCAAGTCAGTTATAACCTGGAGGATTACGTCCGCAGTATGTCGCATCTGTACCGTGCCATTGAGGAACACATGCTGCGTGACGGGACATGGGAAGGGGAACAGGTGGACAAACAGCTCGACACACTGCTCAGCAGTCGTGAGGATATCATCTCCATAACTCTGCTCGATTCCAAGGGGCAATTGCTGAAGAACAGACCTACAGCCGAATTGAAAACCAGTGCCCATGTGACACAGCAAGGGTGGTTTCAGTCTGCGCTCCGTGTACCAGATCACCTGAGTTTCTCGTTACCTCATATTCAGAACATGTACACAGGCCCATATAAATGGGTCGTTTCCATGAGCAAAGGTATAACGATACGCCAAAATGGTCAGGATCGGCAGGTCATCCTGCTGGTTGATATCAACTTCAAACAGATGGATGAACTGAGCCGCCGGGTCAGTCTGGGGCAACGGGGATACATCTATATTATCGATGAGAGCGCGGGCAATATCGTGTACCATCCACAGCAGCAATTGATGTATATGGGTCTCAAAAGCGAGAATATCGAACAGGCTTTGGTGGCTTCCGGCAGTTATGAAGATGAAGCAGATGGGCAGAAAAGGCTGAATACCGTGAAGTCGGTTGCCAATATCGGGTGGAAAATCGTTGGTGTCGCCTATCTGGATGAGATTATGACAACCCGTCAGGAAGTGAACGGATATCTCATTCGTGTTCTGGTGGTAGTGCTGGTGCTGGTCATTCTTGTCTCTTTGTTCCTATCCTCCAGTCTGACTCGCCCGATCCGGCGAATGGAACGCAAGATGAAGGCCGTGGAGCGTGGGGATTTCAACGTGGAATTGCCTATTGAAGGGCCGCTGGAGGTGGAACGTCTATCTCGTCGCTTTAATCTGATGGTCAATAAAATTCGCACCCTGATGGATGAGATCATCCATGAACAGGAACAGAAGCGGCGTCTGGAGCTGGAAGCCTTGCAGGCCCAGATCAATCCACATTTTCTATATAATACTCTGAATTCGGTAGTGCGCATGGTTGGCATGAGCCGCAATGAGGAAGTGATTACGATGATCACGTCTCTCTCTCGCCTTTTCCGCATCAGTCTCAGTCAAGGCAAAACGATAATCACAATCAGGGAAGAGCTGGAGCATGCCCAGCATTATTTGACGATTCAGCAGATGAGGTTCAAGCGCAAATTCAACTTTACGATTAAAGCCGATGAGACGCTTCTGGATTGCCTGACATTGAAGCTGGTGCTGCAACCCCTGATTGAGAATGCCATTGTTCATGGCATCGAGTACCATATGGACGAGGGATGTATTGAGATCGATGTCTATCGTGAGGACAACAAGTTGGTGTTTCGCATTACAGATAATGGGGTCGGCATGACGGAAGCACAGATGTCAGGGTTATTAAGTGGCAGTCCGGTTGTTAAAAGCGGTGCAGGATCAGGCGTAGCGGTACGCAACGTACATGATCGAATTCGGCTTTATTACGGGGAGGCATATGGCCTTGAATTTGCAAGTGAGTTGGAAGAAGGCACCACGGTCTGGATGCGGATTCCTGTTCAATCGCAGCAGAAGGAGGGCGAGCCTGATGACGGACAATAA
- a CDS encoding galactose ABC transporter substrate-binding protein — protein sequence MKKTWMTLLITACMVVAAGCSSGGDSAGGSTGTDTGGQTAAGTETPKIGVAIYKFDDTFMTGVRNAMTAAAEGIATLDIVDSQNAQPTQNEKVDLFVSKKYNAMAVNPVDRTAAGVIIDKAKAANIPVVFLNREPVAEDMNKWDKVYYVGAKAEESGTISGQLIVDYWKAHPEADKNGDGKLQYVMLKGEPGHQDAELRTKYSVQAIQDAGIEVEALAEDTAMWDRVKGQEKMQAFLASHGDKIEAVLANNDDMALGAIEALKAAGYFKDGKSMPVVGVDATAPAIQALQDGTMLGTVLNDAKNQGAATVALASVLAKGETPTKENTKYDITDGKYVWIAYKKITKDNIADAQ from the coding sequence ATGAAGAAAACATGGATGACACTGTTAATTACGGCATGTATGGTTGTGGCGGCGGGTTGTAGTAGCGGTGGAGATAGTGCAGGTGGAAGTACGGGGACAGATACAGGAGGCCAGACAGCAGCCGGTACGGAAACGCCCAAGATTGGTGTCGCTATCTACAAATTCGATGATACGTTCATGACGGGTGTACGTAATGCGATGACTGCAGCAGCGGAAGGCATTGCGACCCTGGATATCGTGGATAGCCAGAATGCACAACCGACCCAGAATGAGAAAGTCGATCTGTTTGTATCCAAGAAATATAATGCAATGGCTGTGAATCCGGTAGACCGCACGGCGGCAGGTGTCATCATTGACAAGGCCAAGGCAGCGAATATTCCAGTGGTGTTCCTCAACCGTGAGCCAGTAGCTGAAGATATGAACAAGTGGGATAAAGTGTACTATGTAGGAGCGAAAGCGGAGGAGTCCGGTACGATCTCTGGACAACTGATTGTGGATTACTGGAAAGCACATCCGGAAGCAGACAAAAATGGCGATGGCAAACTGCAATACGTCATGTTGAAAGGGGAACCGGGTCACCAGGATGCAGAGCTTCGGACCAAATATTCGGTTCAGGCGATCCAGGATGCCGGTATCGAAGTGGAAGCACTGGCGGAAGACACGGCGATGTGGGACCGGGTGAAAGGTCAGGAGAAAATGCAGGCGTTCCTGGCTTCCCATGGTGACAAGATTGAAGCCGTTCTCGCGAATAATGATGACATGGCCTTGGGCGCCATTGAGGCATTGAAAGCAGCCGGATACTTCAAGGATGGCAAATCGATGCCGGTAGTAGGCGTAGATGCAACGGCTCCGGCTATTCAGGCTCTACAGGATGGTACGATGCTCGGTACGGTGCTCAATGATGCCAAGAATCAGGGTGCAGCCACGGTAGCACTGGCTTCCGTACTTGCCAAAGGTGAGACACCAACAAAGGAAAATACCAAATATGACATTACAGATGGTAAATATGTCTGGATTGCCTACAAAAAGATTACAAAAGACAACATTGCCGACGCCCAATAA
- a CDS encoding sugar ABC transporter ATP-binding protein, with the protein MESPYLLEMNGVSKAFPGVQALSQVTLKVKPGTVHALMGENGAGKSTLMKCLFGMYRPDEGTIRIEGKDVDIPNSKAALQQGISMIHQELNPVPHRPVMENIWLGRFPMRGILVDEKRMYTDTLALFKDLNLDIDPKAQAGTLSVSKIQSMEIAKAVSFQSKVIVMDEPTSSLTGKEVDQLFAIINELRSRGVSIIYISHKMEEILTISDEVTIMRDGFVVGTWDAADLTTDLIITRMVGRDLDERFPERTNVPGEVILKAEGLTSNQSKSFRDVSFELRKGEVLGIGGLVGAQRTELMESLFGLRGLASGTISIHGRKVKINSPAAAKRHNIALLTEERRVTGIFPVLSVYENTIIASLGRYRNRVGLLDEKKGREEAREQTQKFRTKTPSVNTLIRNLSGGNQQKVLLARWLLTDPEILLLDEPTRGIDVGAKFEIYTIIMELARQGKSIIMISSEMPELLGMSDRIMVMSEGRLTGIVDGAEATEQNIMRLAAQQRMA; encoded by the coding sequence ATGGAGTCACCTTACCTGCTGGAGATGAATGGAGTTTCCAAAGCATTTCCGGGTGTGCAGGCACTAAGTCAGGTCACATTGAAAGTGAAGCCGGGAACGGTTCACGCCTTGATGGGAGAGAATGGAGCGGGGAAATCGACGCTTATGAAATGTCTGTTCGGCATGTATCGTCCAGATGAAGGAACGATACGAATCGAAGGAAAGGATGTGGATATTCCGAATTCCAAAGCGGCACTTCAGCAAGGCATATCCATGATTCATCAGGAGCTGAACCCGGTCCCGCATCGTCCGGTGATGGAGAATATATGGCTGGGTCGTTTTCCGATGAGGGGGATACTGGTGGACGAGAAACGGATGTATACCGATACGCTGGCCCTGTTCAAGGACTTGAACCTGGATATTGATCCGAAGGCTCAGGCGGGAACACTGTCTGTCTCCAAGATTCAATCCATGGAAATCGCCAAGGCCGTCTCTTTTCAATCCAAAGTCATCGTCATGGATGAGCCAACTTCTTCCCTGACAGGCAAGGAAGTGGATCAGCTATTTGCCATTATTAATGAACTGCGCAGTCGCGGCGTATCCATTATCTATATTTCACACAAGATGGAGGAGATCCTGACGATCTCGGATGAAGTGACGATCATGCGTGATGGCTTCGTTGTCGGGACTTGGGATGCCGCTGATTTAACGACAGATCTTATTATTACGCGCATGGTTGGCCGTGATCTGGATGAACGTTTCCCGGAACGGACGAACGTACCCGGTGAAGTGATATTGAAAGCCGAGGGTCTGACATCGAACCAGTCCAAATCGTTTCGTGATGTATCCTTTGAGCTGCGAAAAGGTGAAGTGCTCGGTATTGGTGGCCTGGTTGGAGCACAGCGGACAGAACTGATGGAGTCCTTGTTCGGACTGCGCGGACTCGCTTCAGGTACCATTTCGATTCATGGGCGCAAGGTGAAAATTAACTCTCCCGCAGCAGCGAAACGTCATAACATTGCGTTGCTCACGGAAGAACGAAGGGTCACGGGAATTTTCCCAGTGTTGTCAGTGTATGAGAATACGATCATTGCGAGTCTGGGGCGCTACCGAAATCGCGTGGGCTTGCTGGACGAGAAAAAGGGCCGCGAAGAGGCACGTGAGCAGACGCAGAAGTTCAGAACCAAAACGCCTTCAGTTAACACGCTAATTCGCAACCTGTCTGGTGGTAATCAACAAAAAGTTCTACTAGCTCGCTGGTTGCTGACCGACCCGGAGATACTTCTGCTGGATGAACCGACACGTGGCATCGATGTAGGAGCCAAATTCGAGATTTACACCATTATTATGGAACTGGCTCGTCAGGGCAAAAGCATTATCATGATCAGCTCAGAGATGCCAGAACTGCTGGGCATGTCGGATCGCATTATGGTGATGAGCGAAGGGCGTCTCACTGGAATCGTGGACGGAGCCGAGGCAACCGAGCAGAATATTATGAGGCTGGCCGCGCAGCAACGGATGGCTTAG
- the mglC gene encoding galactose/methyl galactoside ABC transporter permease MglC: protein MNTQMINQVKQYVTQRAIFIVLILLIIGIAIADPNFLAFSTLRDILQQSSTRAIIALGAAFILVTGGVDLSAGRVVGLTAVVSASMLQIDEYANRFFPDLPQLWVGLPILVGITAGLFVGLVNGLIVAKLHVPPFIATLGTMVAVYGLNSIYFDTEPNQSQPIGGLRPDFTVIGSGYIDLGGGYSIPYIVLIAIAVALICWVIFNKTRLGKNMYAIGGNIQAAHVSGIHVARNLVALYAIAGALYGLGGVLEAARTGGATNNYGNMYELDAIAACVVGGVSTAGGIGTVPGVMAGVLIFGVINYGLTFIGVSPYWQLIIKGLIIVAAVAFDIRKYMAKK from the coding sequence ATGAACACACAGATGATCAATCAAGTAAAACAATATGTCACACAGCGCGCAATCTTTATCGTATTGATTCTGCTCATCATTGGTATTGCGATTGCCGATCCGAATTTTCTTGCCTTCTCCACACTGCGGGACATCTTACAGCAGTCCTCCACACGGGCCATTATTGCGCTCGGTGCAGCCTTTATCCTCGTCACGGGCGGGGTCGATCTGTCCGCTGGACGGGTGGTTGGTCTAACGGCTGTTGTATCGGCATCGATGTTGCAAATTGATGAATATGCAAATCGCTTCTTCCCCGATCTGCCCCAGTTATGGGTGGGTCTGCCGATCCTTGTGGGGATTACCGCAGGTCTATTCGTGGGATTGGTAAATGGACTCATTGTCGCCAAATTACATGTGCCACCTTTTATCGCAACGCTGGGTACAATGGTAGCCGTGTATGGATTGAACTCCATTTATTTTGATACGGAACCCAACCAATCGCAGCCGATCGGAGGATTGAGACCCGACTTCACTGTCATTGGCTCTGGCTACATTGATCTGGGCGGGGGTTATTCCATCCCTTATATCGTCCTCATTGCGATTGCGGTGGCATTAATCTGCTGGGTGATCTTTAACAAAACACGTCTCGGCAAAAACATGTACGCGATCGGCGGCAACATTCAGGCAGCGCATGTATCCGGGATTCATGTAGCACGCAACCTGGTTGCCCTGTATGCCATTGCGGGTGCATTGTATGGTCTGGGTGGTGTGCTTGAGGCAGCACGAACAGGCGGAGCAACAAACAATTACGGTAACATGTATGAGCTGGATGCGATTGCCGCATGTGTGGTAGGTGGTGTATCAACGGCTGGAGGTATTGGGACTGTGCCTGGAGTTATGGCAGGTGTACTGATCTTCGGGGTCATCAACTATGGCCTGACGTTTATCGGTGTAAGTCCATACTGGCAGCTGATTATCAAAGGATTGATCATTGTTGCTGCGGTGGCTTTTGATATCCGTAAGTATATGGCAAAGAAATAA